The following proteins come from a genomic window of Lycium ferocissimum isolate CSIRO_LF1 chromosome 4, AGI_CSIRO_Lferr_CH_V1, whole genome shotgun sequence:
- the LOC132054530 gene encoding proteinase inhibitor PSI-1.2-like, with translation MVFAQSSNSRESNMAIHKVGFLALLLLCGTLVLGGKVATADEKSCPRNCINDAAYMICPTRHGRHKLIESYCDNCCTLPENCKLFKENGDLICTGTDY, from the exons ATGGTCTTTGCACAAAGTAGTAACTCAAGAGAAAGCAATATGGCTATTCACAAAGTTGGTTTCCTTGCTCTCCTCCTCTTGTGTG GAACACTTGTACTAGGAGGCAAAGTGGCAACTGCAGATGAGAAGTCATGTCCTCGGAATTGCATCAACGATGCAGCTTACATGATTTGCCCAACTCGCCATGGACGACATAAGTTAATTGAATCTTATTGCGACAACTGTTGCACTTTACCTGAAAACTGCAAGCTTTTCAAAGAGAATGGTGATCTCATTTGTACTGGAACTGATTACTAG
- the LOC132053892 gene encoding proteinase inhibitor type-2 CEVI57-like: MISGASQADTGELAISARKGEFEIAYKRVLLLGSSVEYAEAKFCTQNCDPRVAFMTCQSTGPKKSLPKCINCCGASKGCKLFRKDGTLLLGGKVESADGKACTRNCDPDIAYMVCPSSGQRIITRVCVNCCSARKGCKLFRNNGSVKCIGT; this comes from the exons ATGATCAGTGGAGCATCTCAAGCTGATACAGGTGAGCTGGCTATATCTGCTAGAAAGGGTGAATTTGAAATTGCATACAAAAGAG TGTTGCTACTTGGAAGCAGTGTGGAGTATGCAGAAGCCAAGTTTTGTACCCAGAATTGTGATCCTAGAGTGGCTTTTATGACTTGTCAATCTACAGGACCTAAGAAATCTTTACCAAAATGTATCAATTGCTGTGGAGCATCCAAAGGCTGCAAACTTTTCCGTAAAGATG GAACGCTTTTATTAGGAGGTAAAGTGGAATCAGCAGATGGCAAGGCTTGTACTCGGAATTGCGATCCAGATATAGCTTACATGGTTTGCCCATCAAGTGGACAAAGGATAATCACACGAGTATGTGTCAACTGTTGCTCAGCaaggaaaggttgcaaacttttCCGTAATAATGGATCTGTCAAATGTATTGGAACTTAG
- the LOC132052084 gene encoding myb family transcription factor PHL7-like: protein MYQPKGAPSPSLVQNNAAVHSQSLDCGGGSMDPMSGGNNNPSLASKQRLRWTNELHERFVDAVAQLGGPDRATPKGVLRVMGVQGLTIYHVKSHLQKYRLAKYLPDSSSDGKNSDKKESRDMLSSLDGSSGVEITTALKLQMEVQKRLHEQLEVQKQLQLRIEAQGKYLKKIIEEQQRLSGVLEVPGSGVTAPPTGDNGPESDNRTDPGTPAPSSETPHVDKPVKAHVPTKSLSMDESFSSHHEPLSSDSDCQESPNGERSSKKQRVGTSAAFTKENAALPHQILESSLSPPYQQPHSVFMTRDQFNHTSGLSLGIEDHKVSGSNM, encoded by the exons ATGTATCAGCCCAAAGGCGCTCCCAGTCCAAGCTTAGTCCAGAACAATGCAGCTGTGCATAGCCAGTCATTAGACTGTGGTGGCGGCTCAATGGATCCGATGAGTGGAGGCAACAACAATCCCAGTCTTGCCTCAAAACAACGTCTGCGTTGGACCAACGAGCTTCATGAGCGATTTGTTGATGCTGTAGCACAACTTGGTGGCCCGGATA GAGCTACACCGAAAGGCGTTCTTAGAGTCATGGGTGTACAAGGACTAACCATTTACCATGTAAAAAGCCATTTACAG AAATATCGACTTGCTAAATATCTTCCAGATTCCTCATCTGATG GTAAAAACTCTGATAAGAAAGAATCAAGGGATATGCTTTCAAGTTTGGATGGTTCATC AGGTGTGGAAATCACTACGGCTCTAAAGCTGCAGATGGAGGTGCAAAAGCGACTCCATGAGCAACTGGAG GTCCAGAAACAGCTACAACTTAGAATAGAAGCCCAAGGGAAGTATTTGAAGAAGATAATCGAAGAGCAACAACGGCTCAGTGGAGTTCTTGAAGTTCCTGGTTCTGGGGTCACTGCTCCTCCAACCGGTGACAACGGCCCAGAATCTGATAACAGGACTGATCCAGGGACTCCTGCACCATCATCTGAGACCCCTCATGTCGATAAGCCTGTAAAAGCACATGTCCCAACCAAGAGCCTTTCTATGGATGAATCATTCTCTTCACATCATGAGCCTCTAAGTTCAGACTCTGATTGCCAAGAGAGCCCTAACGGTGAGAGGTCATCAAAGAAACAAAGAGTTGGCACAAGTGCAGCATTCACAAAAGAAAACGCGGCACTTCCACATCAGATATTGGAATCAAGCTTGAGCCCACCATACCAGCAACCACATTCAGTTTTTATGACGAGGGATCAATTTAATCATACATCAGGATTATCTCTAGGCATCGAGGATCATAAAGTTTCTGGGAGCAACATGTAG
- the LOC132052083 gene encoding myb-related protein 330-like, protein MGRSPCCEKAHTNKGAWTKEEDQRLINYIRAHGEGCWRSLPKAAGLQRCGKSCRLRWINYLRPDLKRGNFTEDEDELIIKLHSLLGNKWSVIAGRLPGRTDNEIKNYWNTHIKRKLISRGIDPQTHRLLNAGAVSTTNSATTTATKIISMDFKNNVDQKPNIIINQQSNIATSSYDETKCSSGTTEETKPPEIIPQKTSQVMINLELSIGLPLHNDHISSAESTASYNFLAAVAPPPTVEAPVAAATEMVAKTVCLCWQIGFEGGGQCSGKCKNTTGFYRFC, encoded by the exons ATGGGACGTTCACCTTGTTGTGAAAAAGCTCATACAAATAAAGGAGCATGGACTAAAGAAGAAGACCAACGCCTTATCAATTATATTCGTGCTCATGGTGAAGGTTGCTGGCGTTCTCTCCCTAAAGCTGCAG gaTTGCAAAGATGTGGAAAGAGCTGCAGATTGAGATGGATAAATTACCTAAGGCCTGATCTCAAAAGAGGGAACTTTactgaagatgaagatgaattgATCATCAAACTCCATAGTTTACTTGGAAACAA ATGGTCAGTTATAGCTGGAAGATTACCTGGAAGAACCGATAATGAAATCAAGAACTACTGGAACACACACATTAAGCGAAAACTCATCAGCCGTGGCATTGATCCTCAAACTCACCGTCTGCTCAACGCGGGCGCAGTCTCCACCACTAACTCCGCCACCACCACCGCAACCAAAATTATCAGCATGGATTTCAAAAACAACGTTGACCAAAAACCCAATATTATTATCAACCAGCAGAGCAATATTGCCACATCATCATATGATGAAACAAAATGCAGTAGTGGTACTACTGAGGAAACAAAGCCACCAGAAATCATTCCACAAAAAACCTCACAAGTGATGATAAATCTTGAACTTTCAATAGGGTTGCCATTACATAATGATCATATATCTTCAGCTGAGTCAACGGCCTCATACAACTTCTTGGCAGCCGTAGCACCACCGCCAACGGTGGAAGCACCGGTGGCTGCCGCGACGGAGATGGTGGCAAAAACAGTTTGCTTGTGTTGGCAAATTGGATTTGAAGGTGGTGGTCAGTGTAGTGGTAAATGCAAAAACACAACTGGATTTTACAGATTTTGTTGA
- the LOC132053893 gene encoding uncharacterized protein LOC132053893: protein MKQVKEVMFSINENKSPGPDEYGSGFYKAAWSIIGQDIRDAILEFMSSGKLLRQLNATLISLIPKVDHPISASKFRPISCCNVLYKCISKLLYTRLAEVLLALVSDTQAAFVKDRSIVHSVLMCHDLLRLYNRKMTSPRCLMKIDLKKAYDIVNWDFVHEMLVKYGFTPKFVQLIMVCVTTTSFSVKGAETNVQAT from the exons ATGAAACAAGTCAAGGAAGTTATGTTTAGTATTAATGAGAACAAGAGTCCGGGTCCTGATGAGTATGGGAGTGGATTCTACAAAGCTGCTTGGTCTATCATTGGACAGGACATACGTGATGCTATACTAGAATTCATGAGCTCAGGAAAATTGTTGAGGCAGTTGAATGCTACCCTGATTTCATTAATTCCTAAGGTGGATCATCCCATCAGTGCTAGCAAATTCAGACCTATTTCCTGTTGTAATGTCCTTTATAAATGTATTTCCAAGCTATTATACACTAGGTTGGCTGAGGTTTTGCTAGCATTGGTAAGTGATACACAAGCTGCATTTGTAAAGGACAGGTCCATAGTACATAGTGTACTAATGTGTCATGACTTGCTCAGACTCTACAACAGGAAGATGACATCACCTAGATGTCTTATGAAGATAGACTTGAAAAAGGCATATGACATCGTAAATTGGGATTTTGTTCATGAAATGCTTGTTAAGTATGGGTTCACACCTAAATTTGTCCAACTGATTATGGTTTGCGTGACAACAACTAGTTTTTCAGTCAAG GGTGCTGAAACAAATGTGCAAGCTACTTGA
- the LOC132054529 gene encoding cyclin-dependent kinase G-2-like, with the protein MEYIGHDLKTFMKATKLPFSQSEIKCLMLQLLQCVKFLHENRIIHRDLKTSNLLLNDRGKLKIRRSRSHLSRKPDTNLAPEILLGATQYSTAIDMWSTGCIMAEMMSVDPLFNGKTEAHQIDKIFRILGTPNETIWPGFSVLPRANKFKFSKQYKQNNFLRKMFPATSFMGLPVLSDAGFDLLNKFLTYDPEKRITVDAALNHEWFREVPLAKPNELMPVFPAQDAQDHTPKAKQGGEATGDRFG; encoded by the coding sequence ATGGAATAcattggacatgatttgaagaCATTCATGAAGGCAACGAAACTACCATTTAGCCAAAGTGAAATCAAATGTCTTATGCTCCAACTATTGCAGTGCGTCAAGTTTCTACACGAAAATCGCATCATTCACCGAGATCTCAAGACATCAAATTTGCTTCTAAACGATCGAGGGAAATTAAAGATTCGTCGATCTAGGAGTCACCTGTCCCGGAAACCAGACACTAATTTGGCTCCCGAAATTCTATTGGGAGCCACACAATATTCAACCGCAATCGATATGTGGTCAACTGGTTGTATCATGGCTGAGATGATGTCTGTTGATCCGCTCTTCAACGGAAAAACAGAAGCTCATCAAATTGACAAGATTTTCAGAATTCTTGGCACCCCGAATGAGACCATATGGCCTGgattttctgtacttcctagGGCGAACAAGTTCAAGTTTTCAAAGCAGTATAAGCAGAataattttttaaggaaaatgttTCCTGCTACGTCCTTCATGGGGTTACCCGTACTATCGGATGCTGGCTTTGATTTGTTGAATAAGTTTCTAACTTATGATCCTGAGAAGAGAATAACTGTCGATGCTGCTTTGAACCATGAGTGGTTTCGCGAAGTTCCTCTTGCTAAACCTAACGAATTGATGCCTGTTTTTCCTGCACAGGACGCGCAAGATCATACACCGAAAGCGAAGCAAGGAGGTGAAGCAACGGGAGACAGATTCGGGTGA